In a single window of the Drosophila albomicans strain 15112-1751.03 chromosome 3, ASM965048v2, whole genome shotgun sequence genome:
- the LOC117570876 gene encoding uncharacterized protein LOC117570876, with the protein MEKFSTVFIFSPPYSETGGCNCWRPDRKDCLSMQKESTEYVELDLEDIAESLMQVMRICRLRPWEVKRTKNVIKRSFRHFEEIRFRIDRVPRKRFSKENFLHDLAVEAGMGRMDSHLAYGIVKRAFQAYYHGTGEGGIRLQSYDGQMRHRSECLWLHAAKRTAEIFAVYAGLMYSEQMKYEECIKCAYLILYKELQSRFKFEKSEPKICTCKTENARVDSVWDALSGTTLMSGNTAITTELFFNKHTFDVSNPTSVVSVKAEYMMVSRTDRIIGATSSAPEEKISHPVVKANSSQNSKQSGKATEKKSEKSVGKKKKRKKKKNRSEKCKCPNLQCTGSQRPPVITAECSQGPYVCRWIPYEDTFPAHCVPCPPMESICPPCDHDDRPCDDECTCTCNVCTCPPADEFVEEEHCEKLSGSGLEDRDTDYCWLAPFRDEKVMRREVEQSLLDEELAEADDAEEELFECRCTCEYKQRAFPHLFTYLAPFKTPPVEPEVPPVEIPVKPKKPPCGISMETYRCWNEPSRPSEEEPLCPTCPHIALLAHAEKSLDVRAPTVKGISMDVTVKSQHYPREERISIKTQPRGKAGKTARPSDSVQKCAKELESNLKAVERSKGNQQATKMQDTKRQPPSVISPPAKSVPLKPVPITVPPQSKANANEPDNTQRQSDDKLTKEDILEMLGLNK; encoded by the coding sequence ATGGAAAAGTTTTCAACGGTTTTCATCTTTTCTCCCCCCTACAGTGAAACGGGGGGATGCAACTGTTGGCGTCCAGATAGAAAAGATTGCCTAAGCATGCAGAAGGAAAGTACAGAATATGTGGAGCTAGACCTCGAGGACATTGCGGAAAGTCTAATGCAGGTGATGCGTATCTGTCGACTGCGTCCTTGGGAGGTGAAGCGCACTAAGAATGTGATCAAACGTTCCTTTCGCCACTTCGAGGAGATTCGCTTCCGCATCGATCGAGTGCCAAGGAAACGTTTCAGCAAAGAGAACTTCCTGCATGATTTAGCTGTGGAAGCGGGCATGGGTCGCATGGACAGCCATCTAGCCTACGGCATAGTGAAACGCGCCTTCCAGGCTTACTATCATGGCACAGGCGAGGGAGGCATTCGACTGCAGTCATACGATGGCCAAATGCGACATCGCTCCGAATGTCTTTGGTTGCATGCTGCTAAGCGAACGGCGGAGATTTTTGCGGTCTACGCGGGCTTGATGTACTCGGAGCAAATGAAGTACGAGGAGTGCATCAAGTGTGCTTATCTGATACTGTATAAGGAACTGCAATCGCGGTTCAAATTTGAGAAATCCGAACCAAAGATATGTACGTGTAAGACGGAAAACGCGAGGGTGGACAGCGTGTGGGATGCCTTATCTGGGACGACACTGATGAGCGGCAACACGGCCATCACCACCGAACTGTTCTTCAACAAGCACACTTTCGATGTCAGCAATCCCACCTCGGTGGTGTCCGTTAAGGCCGAATACATGATGGTTTCGCGCACCGATAGAATAATAGGCGCAACCTCGTCTGCACCTGAGGAGAAGATCTCCCATCCCGTTGTTAAAGCAAACTCCAGCCAGAACTCGAAGCAGAGCGGAAAGGCGACTGAAAAGAAAAGCGAGAAGAGCGTaggcaagaagaagaaacgcaaaaagaagaagaatcgCAGCGAGAAGTGCAAGTGTCCCAATCTGCAGTGCACCGGGAGCCAACGTCCGCCAGTTATCACCGCCGAGTGTAGTCAAGGTCCCTACGTCTGCCGTTGGATTCCCTACGAAGACACCTTCCCAGCCCACTGCGTGCCCTGTCCCCCCATGGAGTCCATTTGTCCCCCCTGCGACCATGACGACCGACCCTGTGACGATGAATGCACCTGCACCTGCAATGTTTGCACTTGTCCGCCTGCCGATGAGTTTGTCGAAGAGGAACATTGCGAAAAGTTGTCTGGTTCTGGCTTGGAGGATCGAGATACAGATTATTGCTGGCTGGCTCCATTCCGTGATGAAAAGGTGATGCGGAGGGAAGTAGAGCAGTCGCTGTTAGACGAAGAATTAGCCGAAGCCGATGACGCAGAGGAAGAGCTCTTCGAGTGTCGATGCACTTGTGAATACAAGCAACGCGCTTTTCCCCATCTGTTCACCTATCTGGCGCCATTCAAGACACCTCCAGTCGAACCCGAGGTGCCACCTGTTGAAATACCCGTCAAGCCAAAGAAACCACCTTGTGGCATCTCTATGGAGACTTATCGTTGCTGGAATGAACCCTCAAGACCATCAGAGGAAGAACCTCTCTGTCCGACTTGTCCTCACATCGCACTGCTAGCACATGCTGAAAAGTCGCTGGATGTGAGAGCTCCAACGGTGAAAGGCATCAGTATGGACGTAACTGTGAAAAGCCAACATTATCCAAGAGAGGAGAGAATCTCCATAAAAACCCAACCTCGAGGCAAGGCTGGAAAAACTGCTCGACCTTCTGATTCCGTTCAGAAATGCGCCAAGGAACTTGAGTCAAATTTAAAAGCAGTGGAACGCAGTAAAGGAAATCAACAGGCCACAAAGATGCAAGATACTAAGCGACAACCTCCTTCAGTCATATCACCACCGGCAAAATCCGTTCCTTTGAAGCCTGTCCCTATCACAGTTCCACCACAATCAAAAGCTAATGCCAATGAACCAGACAATACACAAAGGCAGAGTGATGACAAATTAACCAAAGAGGATATTCTGGAGATGCTGGGCTTGAAcaagtaa